A part of Armatimonadota bacterium genomic DNA contains:
- a CDS encoding AAA domain-containing protein, translated as MWQRFTERARKVVFYAQEEAQKFGEGYVSTEHLLLGLVRESDSVAARVLEKLSVSLNRVRAEVEKQLPRGDARPNQDMTLTPRAKRVIDLAYDEARNLNNNYIGTEHLLLGLIREGDGLAGRVLAKLGVELEKARREVMGLQDNDTQQKSTSGTRAGSSSTTSSGASKTTTLDEFGRDLTELAREGKLDPVVGRQNEIERVMQILCRRTKNNPCLIGEPGVGKTAIAEGLALRIVSGDIPDLLKDRRIVALDLAALVAGTKYRGEFEERMKKVMEEVRRADGQVILFIDELHTLVGAGAAEGAIDASNIMKPALARGELQCVGATTQDEFRKYIEKDAALERRFQAVKVKEPTEEEAIEILKGLRERYEAHHNVEITDDAIIAAVQLSQRYISDRTLPDKAIDLIDEAASRVRLQQSLPPKDVREDRVKLNKLVTEIEHLEKRNNEPDRLEKLLGQKEEIEASVLEREEAWEAVEKIEPIVNEAEIASIVQSWTGIPVTKLVETESQKLLKMETDLHEKIIGQNDAVVAVSRAIRRSRSGLKDPKRPMGSFIFLGPTGVGKTELAKALAGYLYEKETNMVRIDMSEYMERFAVSRLVGAPPGYVGYDEGGQLTEAVRRNPYCVVLLDEIEKAHPEVFNLLLQVLEDGQLTDSQGRTVDFRNTIIVMTSNVGVRPIELDKALGFRDNRQDVNDPKTYEAMKNRMLDEMKKSFRPEFLNRVDEIIVFHHLKKEEILEIADLYLKRVNAQAASLGITIELSEAVKNLLVDKGYDPNMGARPLRRAVQRYIEDPLSEEMLMGTFAEGDHILADVDPNEAEKIVFKKVKKDGGSSKKKELVSK; from the coding sequence ATGTGGCAACGTTTTACAGAGAGAGCGCGCAAAGTCGTGTTCTACGCTCAGGAAGAAGCGCAAAAGTTCGGCGAGGGATATGTCTCCACCGAGCACCTGCTTCTTGGCTTGGTGCGTGAGTCCGATAGCGTCGCTGCACGGGTCCTCGAAAAGCTCAGTGTGAGCCTCAACCGGGTTCGGGCCGAAGTGGAGAAGCAACTCCCCCGCGGCGACGCACGACCCAACCAGGATATGACGCTGACTCCGCGTGCCAAGCGGGTCATCGACCTTGCTTATGACGAAGCGAGGAACCTGAACAATAACTACATTGGCACCGAGCACCTTTTGCTCGGACTGATTCGAGAAGGAGACGGTTTGGCCGGGAGAGTTTTGGCCAAGCTGGGCGTCGAGCTAGAAAAAGCGCGACGCGAAGTGATGGGTCTTCAGGACAACGACACCCAGCAGAAATCGACGAGCGGCACCCGAGCGGGTTCGTCGTCGACGACATCCAGCGGGGCAAGCAAGACCACCACTCTAGACGAATTTGGACGCGACCTGACGGAGTTGGCCCGCGAAGGAAAGCTGGACCCGGTCGTCGGCCGCCAAAACGAAATTGAACGCGTGATGCAGATCCTCTGCCGCCGCACGAAGAACAACCCATGCCTCATCGGCGAACCGGGTGTTGGTAAGACGGCGATTGCAGAAGGTTTGGCGTTGCGCATCGTGAGCGGAGACATTCCCGATCTGTTGAAAGATCGGCGAATCGTCGCGCTCGACCTCGCCGCCCTCGTCGCCGGTACGAAGTATCGAGGCGAATTTGAGGAGCGGATGAAGAAGGTGATGGAAGAGGTTCGTCGAGCCGACGGCCAAGTCATCCTCTTCATCGACGAGCTTCACACGCTGGTGGGAGCCGGCGCCGCAGAAGGCGCGATCGATGCCAGCAATATCATGAAGCCCGCCCTGGCGCGAGGCGAACTGCAGTGCGTGGGAGCCACCACTCAGGACGAATTTCGTAAGTACATCGAGAAGGACGCCGCCCTCGAGCGACGCTTCCAAGCGGTGAAGGTGAAAGAGCCAACCGAAGAGGAAGCGATCGAGATTCTCAAGGGTCTGCGTGAGCGATATGAGGCGCACCACAACGTCGAAATCACCGACGACGCGATCATCGCCGCCGTGCAGTTGTCCCAACGATACATCAGCGATCGAACCCTGCCCGACAAGGCGATCGACCTCATCGACGAAGCCGCTTCGCGCGTTCGGCTCCAACAGAGCCTGCCGCCGAAGGACGTGCGCGAAGACCGTGTGAAGCTGAACAAGCTCGTGACGGAAATCGAGCACTTAGAGAAGCGAAACAACGAGCCGGATCGGCTTGAGAAGCTTCTCGGGCAGAAGGAAGAGATCGAAGCCAGCGTCCTCGAGCGAGAAGAGGCATGGGAAGCGGTCGAAAAGATTGAGCCCATCGTCAATGAAGCGGAAATCGCGAGCATCGTTCAGAGCTGGACCGGTATTCCGGTCACCAAGCTCGTCGAGACCGAGAGCCAGAAGCTTCTGAAGATGGAAACCGACCTTCATGAGAAGATCATCGGCCAGAACGACGCGGTCGTGGCGGTCAGCCGTGCGATCCGACGTTCGCGAAGCGGTCTGAAGGATCCGAAGCGACCGATGGGAAGCTTCATCTTCCTCGGCCCCACCGGTGTTGGTAAGACCGAACTGGCGAAGGCCCTGGCCGGATATCTGTACGAGAAGGAAACCAACATGGTCCGAATCGACATGTCCGAGTACATGGAGCGCTTTGCGGTCTCGCGACTGGTTGGCGCACCTCCAGGATACGTCGGCTACGACGAGGGCGGTCAGCTCACCGAAGCCGTTCGACGAAACCCGTACTGCGTGGTCCTGCTCGACGAAATCGAGAAGGCTCACCCCGAAGTCTTCAACCTGCTTCTTCAAGTTCTTGAAGATGGCCAGTTGACCGACAGCCAGGGTCGAACCGTGGACTTCCGCAACACGATCATCGTCATGACTTCGAACGTCGGCGTTCGCCCGATCGAACTCGATAAGGCGCTTGGCTTCCGCGACAACCGACAGGATGTCAACGATCCGAAGACTTACGAGGCGATGAAGAACCGAATGCTCGACGAGATGAAGAAGAGCTTCCGACCGGAGTTCCTCAACCGTGTGGACGAGATCATCGTCTTCCATCACCTCAAGAAGGAAGAGATTCTCGAGATCGCCGATCTGTACCTGAAGCGAGTGAACGCGCAAGCGGCGTCGCTGGGAATCACGATCGAACTGAGCGAAGCGGTAAAGAACCTGCTGGTGGACAAGGGCTACGACCCGAACATGGGCGCCCGACCTCTGCGACGCGCGGTTCAGCGATACATCGAAGATCCGCTCAGCGAAGAGATGCTGATGGGTACGTTCGCCGAGGGCGACCATATCCTCGCCGACGTCGACCCGAACGAAGCCGAGAAGATCGTCTTCAAGAAGGTCAAGAAGGACGGCGGTTCGAGCAAGAAGAAAGAGCTCGTCTCGAAGTAG
- a CDS encoding PAS domain S-box protein: MDIHTPAQGDMTTEVLNLEGFDRRLFDRTPQAILLVDEAGIIVHANLAAEEVFGYESGTLTGRAIESLVPERFRSHHVGLRHQFAEAPSFRMMGSQRDLWGLRQDGKEVPIEVALGPIDWDDRHYVIATVTDISERQRAANELHEANRRLLAMNESQTQREKYLQAVFNGSQSGLVVIDEQGQIVTVNAAALSIFGFTEEELLGQNVDILVPDSIRSGHANLRGSYMRNPVPRMMGTGRDLAGRRKDGTEVFVEVGLREIATPEGRGALASIVDITRRREAEIQTRRYAEQLQDVNQLHEAVLSSTEHLLIATGPDGTVTLFNQASESALGYASAEVVGQQQLDFCFDQAEVTARGRELSEDGALSSGFEVLTHCPLSEGVETREWTFIRKDGSRFPVQVTMTVIRDGATSIAGYLAVILDISDLYLQRLEVQRVNRELARTNEELARSNRELEQFAYLASHDLQEPLRSIAGPLQLLQRRYEAQLDDSAKTFIEHSVAAADRMQRLIDDLLMYSRAGRHEVPFTPVDINQTLRDVSRSLSATIEESGAEVTWDPLPTVSGNSITLHQLFQNLVGNAVKFRGDSKPKVHVSAVPVDGGKSWEFTVEDNGIGIDPKFFEDIFKVFRRLHSRREYSGTGIGLALCKKIVDMHGGSIWVESESGKGSKFKFKLAASSELKPSGR; encoded by the coding sequence ATGGATATTCATACACCAGCACAAGGCGATATGACGACGGAGGTCCTGAACCTTGAGGGCTTTGACAGGCGACTGTTTGACCGCACTCCCCAAGCAATTCTTCTAGTCGATGAGGCTGGAATTATCGTTCACGCGAATCTGGCGGCGGAGGAGGTCTTCGGATATGAGTCGGGAACGCTGACCGGACGAGCGATCGAATCGTTGGTGCCGGAGCGGTTTCGCAGCCACCACGTTGGCCTCCGGCACCAGTTCGCCGAGGCTCCCTCGTTTCGAATGATGGGATCGCAGAGAGACCTTTGGGGCTTACGGCAAGATGGGAAGGAAGTCCCGATTGAAGTTGCCTTGGGGCCGATCGATTGGGACGATCGGCACTACGTGATCGCGACGGTGACCGACATTTCGGAAAGGCAGCGCGCGGCGAACGAACTTCACGAAGCCAATCGGCGGCTTTTGGCGATGAACGAAAGCCAGACCCAGAGGGAGAAGTACCTTCAGGCGGTGTTCAATGGGTCGCAGAGTGGCCTCGTCGTGATCGACGAGCAAGGGCAGATCGTCACCGTCAATGCGGCGGCGCTGAGCATCTTCGGTTTCACAGAGGAGGAGTTGCTTGGACAGAACGTGGACATCTTGGTTCCCGACTCTATTCGAAGCGGACACGCTAATCTTCGAGGCTCCTACATGAGGAATCCGGTGCCAAGAATGATGGGCACAGGGCGAGACTTGGCGGGTCGGCGTAAGGACGGCACCGAGGTCTTTGTGGAAGTCGGGCTTCGTGAGATCGCCACTCCTGAAGGGCGAGGAGCCTTGGCTTCGATCGTTGATATCACACGAAGACGCGAAGCGGAAATTCAGACACGGCGGTATGCGGAGCAGCTTCAAGACGTCAACCAGCTTCACGAGGCCGTGCTATCGAGTACCGAGCACTTGCTGATCGCTACCGGCCCTGACGGGACGGTTACGCTCTTCAATCAGGCGTCGGAAAGCGCACTGGGGTACGCGTCGGCGGAGGTTGTGGGACAGCAGCAGCTAGATTTCTGCTTTGACCAGGCGGAAGTGACGGCGCGTGGCCGCGAATTATCGGAAGATGGAGCGCTGAGTTCGGGGTTCGAAGTGCTGACCCATTGCCCTCTCTCGGAAGGAGTCGAAACCCGCGAGTGGACATTCATTCGCAAGGACGGATCGCGATTTCCGGTGCAGGTGACGATGACGGTTATTCGGGATGGGGCCACGTCTATCGCCGGGTATTTGGCGGTCATTTTGGACATATCTGATCTGTATCTCCAGAGGCTGGAAGTTCAGCGCGTGAATCGCGAACTGGCGAGGACGAACGAAGAACTCGCGCGCTCGAACAGGGAATTGGAGCAGTTCGCCTATCTGGCTTCGCATGACTTGCAGGAACCTCTGCGGAGCATCGCTGGCCCCTTGCAGCTTCTTCAACGTCGGTACGAGGCTCAACTGGATGATTCAGCTAAGACTTTCATCGAGCATTCGGTGGCGGCCGCCGATCGCATGCAGCGGCTGATCGACGACCTCCTGATGTACTCGCGGGCTGGAAGGCACGAAGTTCCCTTCACGCCGGTCGATATAAACCAGACCCTTCGGGACGTCTCGCGTTCGCTTTCGGCCACCATCGAGGAAAGCGGGGCCGAGGTGACTTGGGACCCGCTTCCGACGGTCAGCGGGAACTCGATCACGCTGCATCAACTCTTCCAAAATCTGGTTGGGAACGCGGTCAAGTTTCGAGGGGACTCCAAACCAAAGGTACATGTATCGGCTGTGCCCGTCGATGGAGGTAAGTCGTGGGAGTTCACCGTAGAGGATAACGGGATCGGGATTGATCCGAAGTTCTTCGAAGATATTTTCAAAGTGTTTAGGCGGCTTCACTCTCGACGCGAGTATTCGGGTACGGGCATTGGGCTTGCCCTTTGCAAGAAGATTGTCGATATGCATGGTGGCTCGATTTGGGTGGAGTCGGAGTCGGGAAAGGGATCAAAGTTCAAGTTTAAGCTTGCGGCTTCAAGTGAATTGAAGCCGTCTGGAAGATAG
- a CDS encoding response regulator — protein MPLSSFAAETTETLRILHVEDEPTDRLIVSEALRETQHFRSSVVHAETLSEALVAVRGEEFDIVLLDLGLPDSQGLDTFRRLQDSSPELPIIVLTGLEDHSVAMDMVRAGVAEYLSKRHLNGSMLGQFIRFGIERHRMQRALNAQNDRLERRVEEVVNTLKESEFRLSFIADNMGEVFWILDGSQDTESYISPGYEKIWGRDLATSNQKSRHLYAGAHIDDVPAIHQSLLHFEQTGTLDHEFRIVRPDGQVRWIWNKGFRVPIGQGDSFRVAGMAQDITDRKVAEESLASAKTEAERANQAKNEFLSRMSHELRTPLNAVLGYAQLLNLQHGDEETLELVRPILKAGRHLLDLINEVLDIARIEEGRLTVSLEPVDVEDVIKQAVGLAMPLALDAGIELIWSIDAPKHFMILADRQRILQVLINLLSNAVRYNTPEGKVDLRCYPISETLFRFEVTDTGRGISEEDQAKLFVPFERLSNRNHDGVGLGLALSKQLADMMSGRLSLIRSDSSGTAFAVDLLKADEAYVAAEPSTEFESELPRLVRAKVLCIEDNLTNLRLLEQFFAIRKDIEVIPAMQGTMGLTFAREHRPNLIVLDLHLPDISGAEVLEQLKRDEETSSIPVVILSADATQSSRRYLLKMGADRYLTKPIDADELFGVLAELLPSA, from the coding sequence ATGCCGCTCAGTTCTTTTGCCGCCGAAACCACGGAGACTTTGCGCATTCTGCACGTTGAGGATGAGCCGACCGACCGCCTGATCGTCTCTGAGGCTTTGCGAGAGACCCAACACTTTCGCTCAAGCGTGGTCCACGCCGAAACGCTTAGTGAAGCGCTGGTAGCGGTGCGAGGCGAAGAATTTGACATTGTGCTCCTTGATCTTGGGCTCCCAGACAGCCAAGGACTTGACACGTTTCGACGTCTTCAGGACTCTTCGCCGGAGCTCCCAATCATTGTTCTTACGGGGTTGGAAGACCACTCGGTCGCGATGGACATGGTTCGGGCGGGGGTTGCGGAATACCTTTCAAAGCGACACCTCAACGGTTCGATGCTGGGGCAGTTTATTCGGTTTGGCATTGAGCGGCACCGGATGCAGCGGGCCCTGAACGCCCAAAACGACCGCTTGGAACGGCGGGTCGAGGAGGTAGTGAATACCCTGAAGGAGTCTGAGTTTCGGTTGAGCTTTATCGCCGACAATATGGGCGAGGTGTTCTGGATTCTGGATGGGAGCCAGGACACCGAGTCGTACATCAGCCCCGGATATGAAAAGATTTGGGGTCGCGACTTGGCCACCTCTAACCAGAAGTCGCGGCACCTTTATGCGGGGGCTCACATCGACGATGTCCCGGCCATCCATCAGAGCCTCCTACATTTTGAGCAAACGGGAACGCTCGACCATGAATTTCGCATCGTTCGACCCGACGGGCAGGTGCGCTGGATTTGGAATAAAGGTTTTCGGGTTCCGATTGGACAAGGGGATTCTTTTCGAGTCGCGGGTATGGCGCAGGACATCACCGACCGGAAGGTTGCCGAAGAATCGCTGGCAAGCGCCAAGACCGAAGCCGAGCGGGCGAACCAGGCGAAGAACGAGTTCCTTTCGCGGATGAGCCACGAACTTCGGACGCCTCTGAATGCGGTGCTCGGATACGCGCAGTTGCTCAATCTTCAGCATGGGGACGAGGAAACTCTGGAATTGGTCCGCCCGATTTTGAAGGCGGGACGGCATCTTCTCGACCTCATCAACGAGGTTTTAGATATCGCAAGGATCGAGGAAGGGCGGCTGACGGTTTCGTTGGAGCCGGTCGATGTAGAAGATGTGATCAAACAGGCGGTCGGCCTGGCCATGCCTCTGGCTCTCGATGCAGGTATCGAACTGATATGGTCCATCGACGCTCCAAAGCATTTTATGATCCTGGCGGACCGCCAGCGAATTCTGCAGGTGCTGATCAACCTGCTGTCGAACGCTGTGCGTTACAACACTCCGGAAGGCAAGGTCGATTTGCGTTGCTACCCGATTTCGGAGACGCTTTTCCGTTTTGAAGTGACCGATACGGGGCGTGGCATTTCTGAAGAGGATCAGGCCAAGCTATTTGTTCCCTTTGAGCGGTTGAGCAACCGCAATCATGACGGGGTTGGACTTGGGTTGGCACTGTCCAAACAGTTGGCCGACATGATGAGTGGTCGTCTTTCGCTCATTCGATCCGACTCAAGCGGGACGGCTTTTGCGGTCGACCTTTTGAAGGCGGATGAAGCCTACGTAGCTGCCGAGCCAAGTACAGAATTTGAATCGGAGCTTCCTCGCCTCGTGCGGGCCAAAGTTCTTTGCATCGAAGACAACCTTACCAACCTTCGGCTTCTTGAGCAGTTCTTCGCGATTCGAAAGGACATCGAGGTCATTCCGGCGATGCAGGGAACGATGGGGCTAACGTTTGCGCGGGAGCATCGTCCGAACTTGATCGTCCTCGACCTGCACCTGCCGGATATCAGCGGGGCGGAGGTTCTCGAGCAGTTGAAGCGCGACGAGGAAACGAGCTCGATTCCCGTGGTGATCCTTAGTGCGGACGCGACGCAGTCGTCGCGGCGGTACCTGCTGAAGATGGGCGCCGACCGGTATCTGACTAAACCGATCGACGCCGACGAGTTGTTCGGTGTTTTGGCCGAGCTTTTGCCAAGCGCTTAA
- a CDS encoding helix-turn-helix domain-containing protein, with the protein MQKQLLKITEAAEQAGVGRTMAYEFVMSGQWPSVKIGRSLRIPLSGLNEWIEGKEKEATARANELKGGYTF; encoded by the coding sequence ATGCAAAAGCAATTACTAAAGATCACGGAAGCAGCCGAACAGGCTGGAGTTGGCCGAACCATGGCCTATGAATTCGTCATGTCGGGCCAGTGGCCGAGCGTCAAGATCGGTCGTTCACTGCGAATCCCACTTTCGGGCCTCAATGAATGGATTGAGGGCAAGGAGAAGGAAGCGACGGCAAGAGCCAATGAATTGAAGGGAGGTTACACCTTCTAG
- a CDS encoding response regulator, with protein sequence MNASIRLIEVLLVEDNETDVLMVQEALRDAKVANRLTVAENGGMALEMLYKRGEYSDTPTPDLILLDLNLPGIGGQEVLETIKNEPSILHIPVVVLTTSSAEEDISRAYGNFANSYVTKPVGFDQLNDIVQGIEDFWLGIVKLPPRKE encoded by the coding sequence ATGAACGCGAGCATTCGTTTGATCGAAGTTTTATTAGTCGAGGACAATGAGACGGATGTCCTTATGGTGCAAGAGGCGTTACGCGATGCCAAAGTCGCCAACCGACTGACGGTCGCGGAGAATGGCGGCATGGCCCTTGAGATGCTTTACAAGCGAGGTGAATATAGCGATACACCGACTCCCGATTTGATCTTGCTCGATCTCAATTTGCCGGGTATTGGGGGGCAGGAAGTGCTTGAGACGATCAAGAACGAGCCATCGATTCTTCACATTCCGGTAGTGGTCCTGACGACTTCCAGCGCGGAGGAAGACATTAGCCGTGCTTACGGAAACTTTGCAAACAGCTACGTGACCAAGCCAGTCGGATTCGACCAACTGAACGACATCGTCCAGGGTATCGAAGACTTTTGGCTTGGAATCGTTAAGCTGCCGCCCAGGAAAGAGTAG
- a CDS encoding zinc-ribbon domain-containing protein, producing the protein MFFIFGWGRRTNKLRGTSANYTCSNCRNEVSFQLVETKKWYSLFFIPIIPYDSQNLMLCPICSSGYVLSDLDFVRELDWKNQGSLAPRTPVFEGQKPFAGSLPTPNRVPSIESRCKNCSALMAPKMTICPRCGCERTITQHELCEPAVLTSTNLGINDLEISDQIPSHSVEQEDMPQASLSDLIEFASRKGFELYSAEGTWSKETDELLRDWSRMMVSTYPSESAESLYDRVMDFRVDGNRLREVAYPSQKNIFLP; encoded by the coding sequence ATGTTTTTCATTTTTGGATGGGGACGGCGAACGAACAAGTTGCGAGGTACTTCCGCTAATTACACTTGCTCGAATTGCCGCAATGAAGTTTCTTTTCAGCTTGTTGAAACGAAGAAATGGTACAGCTTGTTTTTCATTCCAATCATTCCGTATGATTCGCAGAACCTGATGTTATGCCCTATTTGCTCATCTGGGTATGTCCTCAGTGACCTGGATTTCGTCCGCGAACTAGATTGGAAAAATCAGGGATCGTTAGCTCCCCGTACCCCAGTTTTTGAAGGGCAAAAGCCATTTGCGGGGAGCTTACCAACCCCTAACAGGGTCCCATCTATAGAGAGCCGATGCAAGAATTGTTCGGCACTAATGGCACCAAAAATGACGATATGTCCTCGATGCGGATGTGAAAGGACTATTACTCAGCATGAGTTGTGCGAGCCTGCTGTCTTAACTTCTACCAATCTTGGTATCAATGACCTCGAAATCTCTGATCAAATACCATCTCACAGCGTGGAACAGGAAGACATGCCCCAAGCGTCGCTAAGCGACCTAATTGAGTTTGCATCGCGAAAGGGCTTTGAGCTTTACTCGGCTGAAGGTACCTGGTCCAAGGAGACTGATGAATTGCTTCGCGACTGGTCTAGGATGATGGTCAGCACTTATCCAAGTGAGAGTGCGGAGAGTCTTTATGATCGTGTCATGGACTTCAGAGTCGATGGAAATCGGCTTCGAGAGGTCGCGTACCCGAGTCAAAAGAACATCTTCCTGCCATAG
- a CDS encoding tyrosine-type recombinase/integrase, whose translation MAKAKRGNSEGSISLRPDGRWVARITVGWENGKPKRKAFYGKTRQEVASKLAAGIRTRDQGLTLHNEKQTLGDFLNQWLADVIEPKVRPSTYRSYEQIVRNHLIPGLGKLPLSKLTPQDVTKFLRAKHDAGISAEHLRRVLRASLSYAVRFDLAPRNVASLASCPTKEKADIKYLDPDQARRFLKAIQGHRHEALYTVALAVGLRLGEALGLKWSDLDLQNGSLTVSRQLQRVKGKLVYVETKTRNARRSIPLPAFAVQSLQNLWARQQMQDKELAGDDWQENGLVFTSSIGTPADPRNVRRSLTKVLADNKLPELRFHDLRHSCATLLLSQGTDPRTIMQTLGHSQITLTLNTYSHVIPALQRDAADKMDSILQCDIYNR comes from the coding sequence ATGGCTAAAGCAAAACGCGGAAACTCTGAAGGTTCAATCTCCCTTCGGCCAGACGGTCGCTGGGTCGCGAGAATCACCGTCGGTTGGGAGAATGGCAAGCCCAAGCGAAAGGCATTCTACGGCAAGACTCGGCAGGAAGTCGCCTCAAAGCTCGCCGCTGGTATCCGAACAAGGGACCAAGGGCTAACGCTCCACAACGAAAAGCAAACCCTGGGAGACTTCCTCAATCAGTGGCTCGCCGACGTGATAGAGCCCAAGGTCAGGCCCTCTACCTATCGAAGCTATGAGCAGATCGTCCGAAACCACCTGATACCAGGGCTCGGCAAACTACCCCTAAGCAAACTCACTCCCCAGGACGTGACGAAGTTCCTGCGAGCCAAGCATGATGCAGGCATAAGCGCAGAACACCTGCGAAGGGTCCTCAGAGCCTCTCTCAGCTACGCCGTACGCTTTGACCTAGCTCCGCGCAATGTCGCCTCTCTCGCGTCGTGTCCGACCAAGGAAAAGGCAGATATCAAGTACCTAGACCCCGACCAAGCAAGACGGTTCCTTAAGGCAATCCAAGGGCATCGGCACGAGGCCCTGTATACGGTGGCTCTGGCCGTCGGTTTGCGCCTTGGTGAGGCCCTTGGCCTCAAATGGTCCGACCTGGACTTGCAGAACGGCTCTCTGACCGTTTCAAGGCAGTTACAGCGGGTAAAGGGCAAGCTGGTCTATGTCGAAACCAAGACCCGTAACGCTCGCCGCTCGATTCCGCTTCCTGCCTTTGCGGTTCAATCGCTTCAAAACCTTTGGGCTCGCCAACAAATGCAGGACAAGGAGCTAGCGGGCGACGACTGGCAAGAAAATGGATTGGTGTTCACGTCCTCGATTGGCACTCCCGCCGATCCTCGAAACGTTCGCCGATCCCTAACGAAGGTCCTCGCCGACAATAAACTGCCAGAACTTCGATTCCACGACCTTCGGCACTCTTGCGCCACTTTGCTCTTGTCCCAAGGTACCGACCCTCGAACGATCATGCAGACGCTCGGACACAGCCAAATCACGCTAACGCTGAACACGTACTCCCACGTCATCCCGGCCCTGCAAAGGGACGCGGCAGATAAGATGGATTCGATACTTCAATGTGATATATACAATAGGTAG
- a CDS encoding DUF4393 domain-containing protein: protein MLSCIIFVDVSTESDKTESTKDEKEGNLGSELVKAVAKPLYDDALSGASKEVGKALTLIGRAINVALLPLKGTVWGFERIEKHLKDALEKKLAEVPPGRVIAPPANIAVPAIEAMRYLGNDEILSDMFANLLASAMDGTNVSQPHPAFVEIIKQLHPKEAVFLRALTPSKRNLLRFKMDMTRWKSRASGVYDNQPRLEIGSGDPWSPSLSPLLLYSALDNLARLKIIEDPESRVFTHSLQLIDRRVVLNSGVVPEERELLAPIYEKVPDFLDSSREKWSEQITSLSLETKVQFTEFTEFGHSFFCHAIDRDIEAPFAASEIFDW, encoded by the coding sequence ATATTGTCGTGTATTATCTTTGTAGACGTGTCAACTGAATCGGACAAAACGGAGTCTACAAAGGACGAAAAAGAAGGTAATTTAGGCTCTGAATTGGTCAAAGCTGTTGCGAAGCCGCTTTATGATGATGCATTAAGTGGGGCGTCGAAGGAAGTTGGAAAGGCCCTAACTCTTATTGGTCGTGCCATCAATGTTGCACTTCTTCCGCTCAAAGGAACGGTTTGGGGATTCGAGCGTATTGAAAAGCACTTGAAAGATGCCTTGGAAAAGAAACTCGCCGAAGTTCCCCCAGGGCGCGTAATTGCTCCACCAGCAAATATTGCGGTACCAGCAATCGAGGCAATGCGCTACCTAGGAAACGACGAAATTCTGAGCGACATGTTTGCAAATCTCTTGGCTTCGGCCATGGATGGCACGAATGTTTCCCAGCCTCATCCAGCCTTTGTAGAGATTATCAAGCAGCTGCATCCCAAAGAAGCTGTCTTCTTAAGGGCGCTGACACCTTCAAAGCGCAATTTACTTAGATTCAAGATGGACATGACAAGATGGAAGAGTCGGGCTTCCGGCGTTTATGATAATCAACCACGCCTTGAAATCGGGTCAGGCGACCCTTGGAGTCCAAGCTTGTCGCCTTTGTTACTGTATTCTGCTCTTGATAATTTGGCTCGCCTGAAAATCATTGAAGACCCTGAGTCGCGGGTTTTCACTCATTCACTTCAGCTAATAGATCGAAGGGTAGTCCTCAACTCGGGTGTGGTACCTGAGGAAAGGGAACTGCTTGCTCCAATTTATGAGAAAGTTCCTGACTTTCTAGATTCGTCTCGTGAAAAATGGAGCGAGCAAATTACTTCACTGAGTCTCGAAACGAAAGTTCAGTTCACAGAATTTACTGAATTCGGCCACAGTTTCTTTTGCCATGCAATCGATAGAGATATCGAAGCACCTTTTGCGGCTAGCGAAATTTTCGATTGGTGA
- a CDS encoding CsbD family protein, whose amino-acid sequence MADIKKAVDGVAGAGTSDKIEGKVDEWTGKAKQAVGDLTDDDKLHAEGEAQEAEGKLSHAIGEIKEVAGLVAGVAVESAHIVADKVKHAIHKDDK is encoded by the coding sequence ATGGCCGATATCAAGAAAGCAGTCGACGGCGTCGCTGGCGCCGGAACCTCGGACAAAATCGAAGGCAAAGTCGATGAATGGACCGGTAAGGCCAAGCAAGCCGTCGGCGACCTGACCGACGACGACAAGCTCCACGCCGAAGGTGAAGCCCAAGAAGCCGAAGGCAAACTAAGCCACGCGATCGGCGAGATCAAAGAAGTGGCTGGTCTCGTGGCTGGTGTAGCCGTCGAAAGTGCTCACATCGTGGCCGACAAGGTCAAACACGCCATCCACAAAGACGACAAGTAA